The following coding sequences are from one Formosa haliotis window:
- the rlmB gene encoding 23S rRNA (guanosine(2251)-2'-O)-methyltransferase RlmB: MEKETQIFGIRAVIEAIQAGENIDKVFVQKGLKGELSHELESVLRKQRINFSYVPVEKLNKLTSKNHQGVVAQIAPITFWDIEELVTKVTESGKTPLFLLLDQLSDVRNFGAIIRTAECTGVDGIIIQKKGGAPVNGDTIKTSAGAVFKMPICKVDHIKDALFYMQASGIKVIAATEKTEDLLYDVSFTEPCAIIMGSEGKGINPSVLKLVDAKAKLPLLGEIGSLNVSVACGAFLYEALRQRR; the protein is encoded by the coding sequence ATGGAAAAAGAGACTCAAATTTTTGGAATTCGTGCTGTTATTGAAGCCATCCAAGCTGGAGAAAACATAGATAAAGTATTTGTTCAAAAAGGACTTAAAGGCGAATTATCTCATGAATTAGAAAGTGTTTTACGCAAACAACGTATAAACTTCTCTTACGTTCCTGTAGAAAAATTAAATAAATTAACTTCTAAAAACCATCAAGGGGTTGTTGCCCAAATTGCACCTATTACCTTTTGGGATATCGAAGAACTCGTAACCAAAGTTACAGAATCTGGCAAGACTCCCCTATTCCTGCTGTTAGATCAATTAAGTGATGTTAGGAATTTTGGAGCCATAATTCGTACTGCAGAATGTACAGGAGTAGATGGTATTATTATTCAGAAAAAAGGAGGTGCACCTGTAAACGGAGATACTATTAAAACTAGTGCTGGTGCCGTTTTTAAAATGCCTATTTGTAAAGTCGACCATATTAAAGATGCCTTGTTTTACATGCAAGCATCGGGTATAAAAGTTATTGCTGCCACAGAAAAGACAGAAGACCTATTATACGATGTGTCATTTACCGAACCTTGTGCCATTATTATGGGCTCGGAAGGTAAAGGTATTAATCCGTCTGTTTTAAAATTGGTAGATGCCAAAGCTAAATTACCTTTACTAGGCGAAATAGGATCTTTAAATGTATCGGTAGCTTGTGGTGCCTTTTTATACGAGGCTTTAAGACAACGCCGTTAA
- a CDS encoding rhomboid family intramembrane serine protease — MNQHDHFKFSNGVLAYPLAFVLIIWYVFWFEIETNIFFNKYGIYPRTLEGLQGIIFSPFIHGSISHLYQNSIPLFVLSVALFYFYRPIAWKVLGYGILVSGFLTWCIARPSYHIGASGLIYVLVSFIFFKGVFAKYYRLIALSLLVVFLYGSMIWYVIPMEGNISWEGHLAGLITGLLFAFIFKRQIAKPKKYVWEEDDYNEEDDAFLRHFDADGNFIEHKPEVEEEAEQDRHEHDSSPYRYVFKENKEAD, encoded by the coding sequence ATGAACCAACACGACCATTTTAAATTCTCGAACGGAGTGCTTGCCTATCCGCTGGCTTTTGTTCTAATTATTTGGTATGTGTTTTGGTTTGAGATAGAAACAAATATTTTCTTTAATAAGTATGGTATTTACCCGAGAACCTTGGAAGGGCTACAAGGCATAATATTTAGTCCTTTTATTCATGGTAGTATTTCTCACCTGTATCAAAATTCCATTCCTTTATTCGTGTTAAGTGTGGCGCTTTTCTACTTTTATAGGCCTATAGCATGGAAGGTTTTGGGGTATGGAATTTTAGTTTCTGGCTTTTTAACGTGGTGTATTGCTAGACCTTCGTACCATATTGGTGCTAGTGGTTTAATTTATGTCTTGGTAAGCTTTATTTTTTTTAAAGGTGTTTTTGCAAAGTATTACAGATTGATCGCCTTATCGCTTTTGGTTGTTTTTCTCTACGGAAGTATGATTTGGTATGTTATTCCCATGGAAGGTAATATATCTTGGGAAGGGCATTTGGCAGGGTTAATAACAGGGCTGCTTTTTGCTTTTATTTTTAAAAGACAAATTGCAAAACCTAAAAAATATGTTTGGGAAGAAGATGATTATAATGAAGAAGACGATGCTTTTTTAAGGCATTTTGATGCCGATGGTAATTTTATTGAACATAAACCAGAGGTAGAGGAGGAAGCAGAACAAGACAGACATGAACATGATTCAAGTCCGTATCGCTATGTTTTTAAAGAAAATAAAGAAGCTGATTAA
- a CDS encoding replication-associated recombination protein A: protein MNAPLAERLRPETLDDYISQAHLVGPQGPLRIQLKQGLISSMIFWGPPGTGKTTLANIIASQSGRPFYTLSAINSGVKDIRDVIDKAKQSGGLFTTKNPILFIDEIHRFSKSQQDSLLQAVEKGWVTLIGATTENPSFEVIPALLSRCQVYILKAFDKTDLEQLLLRAIEKDDFLSKKNINLEETAALLRLSGGDGRKLLNLFELLVNTFEGDEILITDEIVLEKIQNNTARYDKTGEQHYDIISAFIKSIRGSDPNAAVYYLARMIEGGEDVKFIARRLLILASEDIGNANPTALVIANNTFQAVSAIGYPESRITLSQCTTYLACSPKSNSAYEAIGKAQQLVRATGDLSVPLPLRNAPTKLMQELGYGEDYKYSHNYANNFAEQEFLPEEIKNTKLYEPGANAREQSDRNFLKQRWKAKYGY, encoded by the coding sequence ATGAACGCACCTTTAGCAGAACGATTACGTCCAGAAACCTTAGACGATTATATTAGTCAGGCACATCTTGTTGGTCCGCAAGGTCCTTTGCGAATACAGTTAAAACAAGGTTTAATTTCATCTATGATTTTTTGGGGACCTCCAGGAACGGGAAAAACCACGCTTGCCAATATTATTGCATCGCAATCCGGCAGACCGTTTTATACTCTTAGTGCAATAAATTCTGGTGTAAAAGATATTCGCGATGTCATTGATAAAGCCAAACAAAGTGGTGGCTTGTTTACTACCAAAAACCCCATTTTGTTTATCGATGAGATTCATAGGTTTAGTAAATCGCAACAAGATTCGTTATTACAAGCCGTAGAAAAAGGTTGGGTAACACTAATTGGTGCGACTACCGAAAACCCAAGTTTTGAAGTGATACCTGCCCTACTTTCGCGTTGCCAAGTCTATATTTTAAAAGCCTTTGACAAAACCGATTTAGAGCAGCTTTTACTCCGCGCCATTGAAAAAGATGACTTCCTGTCTAAAAAAAACATAAACCTTGAAGAAACGGCTGCGTTATTGCGTCTTTCTGGAGGTGACGGACGAAAACTTTTAAACCTATTTGAATTACTGGTCAACACTTTTGAAGGTGATGAGATTTTGATTACGGACGAGATTGTTTTAGAGAAAATTCAGAATAATACGGCACGTTACGATAAAACAGGCGAACAACATTACGATATTATTTCGGCGTTTATAAAATCGATTCGTGGAAGCGACCCCAATGCCGCAGTGTATTATTTAGCCCGTATGATAGAAGGTGGAGAAGACGTGAAATTTATTGCCCGTCGCCTATTAATTTTAGCTAGTGAAGATATAGGTAATGCTAACCCAACGGCGCTTGTTATTGCAAACAATACCTTTCAAGCTGTTTCTGCCATTGGCTACCCAGAATCTCGAATTACACTAAGTCAGTGCACCACGTATTTAGCTTGTTCGCCAAAAAGCAATTCGGCTTATGAAGCTATAGGTAAAGCCCAACAATTAGTAAGAGCTACCGGAGATTTATCGGTGCCACTACCACTAAGAAATGCCCCTACGAAATTAATGCAAGAATTAGGATATGGTGAAGATTATAAATATTCGCACAATTACGCCAATAATTTTGCAGAACAAGAATTCTTACCCGAAGAAATAAAAAACACCAAGCTGTATGAGCCTGGTGCTAATGCTAGAGAGCAATCCGATCGTAACTTTTTAAAACAACGCTGGAAAGCGAAATATGGGTATTAA
- a CDS encoding YjjG family noncanonical pyrimidine nucleotidase: MMKTKIKDVFFDLDHTLWDFEKNSTLTFQKIFEINELQPDLNLFLDAYVPINETYWRRFRNNEVDKETLRFGRLNDAFNAIEFPVDAALIYKLSEDYIMHLPSFNYLFEDAKSMLNYLHSKYNLHIITNGFENVQASKLTSSKINQYFKTVTNSEEAGVKKPHPDIFNMALKKANAKVESSVMIGDNLEADILGALQVGFQVIYFNQVPLIHHNHIPQINKLKALKNYL; this comes from the coding sequence ATGATGAAAACTAAAATAAAAGATGTCTTTTTTGACTTAGACCACACACTTTGGGATTTTGAAAAAAATTCTACATTAACATTTCAAAAAATATTTGAAATCAATGAACTTCAACCAGATTTAAATTTGTTTTTAGATGCGTATGTTCCTATAAATGAAACTTATTGGCGACGGTTTAGAAACAATGAAGTCGATAAGGAAACCTTGCGATTTGGAAGACTTAATGATGCCTTTAACGCTATAGAATTTCCGGTAGATGCGGCCCTCATCTATAAATTATCTGAAGATTATATCATGCATTTGCCATCGTTTAATTACTTATTTGAAGATGCTAAATCGATGTTAAACTATTTGCACTCCAAATATAACCTTCATATTATTACAAACGGATTTGAGAATGTGCAAGCGTCAAAATTAACGAGTTCAAAAATTAATCAGTATTTTAAAACAGTTACAAATTCTGAGGAAGCCGGGGTGAAGAAACCGCATCCCGATATTTTTAACATGGCCTTAAAAAAGGCGAATGCAAAAGTAGAATCGAGTGTTATGATTGGCGATAATTTAGAGGCCGATATCCTCGGTGCACTACAAGTTGGATTTCAGGTAATTTATTTTAACCAAGTGCCCTTAATACATCATAATCACATCCCACAAATTAATAAGCTAAAAGCTTTAAAAAACTATTTATAA
- a CDS encoding polysaccharide deacetylase family protein, whose protein sequence is MLLVYTHKITPRVKFAFKHLCTRILGIPVSFTTTIETFIAHDSLKMSYTKQALGGEIFVRSHDLLFEQGLSDPDLNVSKWEETKCFFFNGDKSAMPYDIFAASFYLLSRYEEYLPHVKDEYGRYEAKESLGYRHNFLKQPVVDIWAYKFKAVLKTHYPDYKFEERDYMIKPVIDVPSPYEFRLKGLMRTFGGTLKDLFALRFKKIYYRYMVLFGLKRDPYDSFKYILNKQKQTPYKFHFFFLIGDYSTYDKSVSVFRKDFVSLIKSVADYCKVGLKVSYFAIEDQDILKTEKLRMEGIINTSLIESRNSFSKLNLPDLYRNLVELEVQDDYTMGYVNELGFRAGTCTPFFFYDLDYEVQTPLRVNSYHVIDSALLKNASLLDKKESLQYIINQVKRVNGEFVPVFHNYTFSGLGRWKDFKELFNIILDSTDDEN, encoded by the coding sequence GTGCTACTAGTCTATACTCATAAAATAACACCGCGTGTAAAATTTGCATTTAAACATCTCTGTACCAGAATTCTCGGTATTCCGGTGTCGTTTACTACCACTATAGAAACGTTTATCGCTCACGATAGTTTAAAAATGTCGTACACAAAACAAGCCCTAGGAGGTGAAATTTTTGTACGTAGTCACGATTTATTGTTCGAGCAAGGTCTGTCAGATCCAGATTTAAATGTTTCGAAATGGGAAGAGACTAAATGTTTCTTTTTTAACGGCGATAAAAGTGCGATGCCTTACGATATTTTTGCAGCATCATTCTATTTGTTAAGTCGGTACGAAGAATATTTACCACATGTAAAAGATGAATACGGGCGTTATGAGGCTAAAGAAAGTTTAGGTTATAGGCATAATTTTTTAAAACAACCGGTGGTCGATATTTGGGCTTATAAATTTAAAGCGGTTTTAAAAACACATTATCCCGACTATAAATTCGAAGAGCGGGATTACATGATTAAACCCGTAATAGATGTACCATCACCTTACGAATTTAGGTTAAAAGGCCTTATGCGCACCTTTGGTGGTACGCTTAAAGATTTGTTCGCCCTACGATTTAAAAAAATATATTACAGATATATGGTGTTGTTTGGCTTAAAACGCGATCCATACGATTCGTTTAAGTATATTTTAAATAAGCAAAAGCAAACGCCATATAAGTTTCATTTTTTCTTTTTAATAGGCGATTATTCTACCTACGATAAAAGTGTTAGCGTATTTAGAAAAGACTTTGTGTCTTTAATTAAATCGGTTGCAGATTATTGTAAAGTAGGACTAAAAGTATCTTATTTTGCTATAGAAGATCAAGATATTTTGAAGACTGAAAAATTGCGGATGGAAGGTATCATTAATACCTCATTAATAGAGTCGCGTAACTCATTCTCGAAATTAAATTTACCAGATTTATATAGAAATTTGGTAGAGTTAGAAGTCCAAGACGATTATACTATGGGCTATGTTAACGAATTAGGTTTTAGAGCTGGTACTTGCACACCATTTTTCTTTTACGATTTAGATTATGAAGTACAAACACCATTGCGAGTAAACTCGTATCACGTTATAGACTCCGCCTTATTAAAAAATGCCTCCTTATTAGATAAAAAAGAATCGCTACAATATATTATTAATCAGGTAAAACGGGTAAATGGCGAATTTGTTCCTGTATTTCATAATTACACGTTTAGCGGACTAGGGAGATGGAAAGATTTTAAAGAATTATTCAATATTATTTTAGATTCTACAGATGATGAAAACTAA
- the radC gene encoding RadC family protein, producing MSDKKTPFSIKNWSEDDRPREKLLYKGQAALSDAELVAILIGSGSRNESAVALTKRILASVDHNLSALGKLSIKQLMTFKGIGEAKAISIAAAMELGRRRRGEEAIVIKKITSSASVFEIMQPILGELPHEEFWIIYLNNSNTIIQKQQLSKGGITGTLVDVRLTLKMALELGATALILVHNHPSGTLKPSLADKQITQKLKTAASSLDIKVLDHVIVTEHAYFSFVDENEM from the coding sequence ATGTCAGATAAAAAGACTCCATTTTCCATTAAAAATTGGTCGGAAGACGACCGGCCAAGAGAAAAGTTGCTTTATAAAGGTCAAGCTGCTTTAAGCGATGCCGAATTGGTTGCCATTTTAATTGGTTCGGGTAGCAGAAACGAAAGCGCTGTAGCGTTAACTAAAAGAATATTGGCTAGTGTAGACCATAATTTAAGTGCTTTAGGAAAGTTGTCTATTAAACAATTAATGACCTTTAAAGGGATAGGAGAAGCAAAAGCTATAAGCATTGCTGCGGCTATGGAATTAGGTCGACGCCGTAGAGGAGAAGAAGCTATTGTCATTAAAAAAATTACATCGTCTGCATCGGTATTCGAAATTATGCAACCTATTCTCGGCGAGTTACCACACGAAGAATTCTGGATTATTTATTTAAACAATTCTAATACCATTATTCAAAAACAACAACTCAGTAAAGGCGGAATTACGGGAACTTTGGTCGATGTGCGATTAACTTTAAAAATGGCTTTAGAGCTTGGGGCAACAGCACTAATCTTGGTGCATAACCATCCGTCAGGCACTTTAAAACCCAGTCTTGCAGACAAACAAATTACGCAAAAATTAAAAACAGCAGCTTCTAGTTTGGATATAAAAGTATTAGATCATGTTATTGTAACAGAGCATGCCTATTTTAGTTTTGTCGATGAAAACGAGATGTAG
- a CDS encoding DUF1569 domain-containing protein, whose amino-acid sequence MKSLFETESARSIIERLDLLDNNSQALWGKMDVGQMLKHCQGPLNIALQKQVVVTQLSFFKRLMMKLYKPFLYNNTPWKHDLPTIEEFRVTTPQSFTTEREHLEQLIAEFSEKTDVKTWPNHPLFGYFTPEQWGKMQYKHLDHHLSQFGV is encoded by the coding sequence ATGAAATCTTTATTTGAAACAGAATCAGCACGTTCCATCATTGAAAGACTAGATTTACTTGATAATAACAGCCAAGCTTTATGGGGAAAAATGGATGTGGGACAAATGCTAAAACATTGTCAAGGTCCTTTAAATATAGCTTTACAAAAACAAGTTGTAGTAACCCAACTAAGCTTTTTTAAACGCTTAATGATGAAATTATATAAACCTTTTTTATATAACAACACCCCTTGGAAACACGATTTACCCACAATTGAAGAGTTTAGAGTCACTACGCCTCAATCCTTTACCACAGAAAGAGAACATTTAGAACAGCTTATCGCAGAATTTTCAGAAAAAACAGATGTTAAAACTTGGCCAAATCATCCGCTTTTTGGTTATTTTACACCCGAACAATGGGGTAAAATGCAGTACAAACATTTAGATCATCATTTGTCGCAATTTGGCGTATAA
- a CDS encoding FMN-binding negative transcriptional regulator → MNYPPKIHQDFNKNHMIDVIKTYPLATLISVENNTPFITHLPLIFEDGKLVGHIDNNNPHTKLLANNNPVTVIFSGPDCYISPSLFTTPELPTWNYIKVHIQGKVTKINDPERVKQSMVTMTSILESPNQAYSLELNDPKMEQFINYVSGFTIEILNWEGKFKLSQNKSATAQHIAKTQLIEANKASIEPFLDLLS, encoded by the coding sequence TTGAATTACCCACCTAAAATCCATCAAGACTTCAATAAAAATCACATGATAGACGTGATTAAAACGTACCCGTTGGCTACGCTTATTTCTGTTGAAAACAACACGCCGTTTATAACGCATTTACCATTAATTTTTGAGGATGGTAAACTTGTTGGACACATAGACAATAATAATCCGCACACAAAATTATTGGCAAACAACAATCCGGTAACCGTCATATTTTCGGGGCCAGATTGTTATATTTCACCGAGTTTGTTTACAACTCCCGAATTACCTACATGGAATTATATTAAAGTGCACATTCAGGGTAAGGTTACAAAAATAAACGATCCGGAACGTGTTAAACAATCTATGGTTACTATGACCTCGATTTTAGAATCGCCTAACCAAGCCTATAGTTTAGAGCTTAACGACCCAAAAATGGAGCAGTTTATTAATTATGTTTCCGGTTTTACCATTGAAATCTTAAATTGGGAAGGCAAATTTAAATTATCTCAAAACAAAAGTGCAACCGCTCAACACATTGCAAAAACCCAACTAATAGAAGCCAATAAGGCAAGTATTGAACCATTTTTAGATCTTTTAAGTTAG
- a CDS encoding mechanosensitive ion channel family protein: MNPRTNSIYRFLLVVLCFTCFISHAQTNILPEILPEKADSTKVDAPKAIPLINIIQEIDNTKNQLKLISKKTAKPNEVLKIDSLYVKHGEFLLQESDEVESFIKQGPNTQKINNLISKWNGYKSTLTGWQSTIQKQEERNSRLVEDIKRKEKIWSLSHEKAKNESAPPEVLSAINEIWESAKDLKKTINNNNNYYLVLETRINDQINITENIIDNLLDLKNSDLYDIFYKRHDALWNTSFKSPEVSNVDKSEEVESIHNNVSGTFQFLKGNIALIISYFVFVYFIIISIRYLKNGFIKYVYEEKTDKLKRAKLIILNQGNICIIFLSLLAAKIFFANTPKLFQDILTFLVLVCSIPLIRPYMHKQFKNIIYFVILFFILDSTKSYIWFSSANYRIYILFEALIVIAILFSFTHPYLKTRRMHSDWFGTLLIRLTPIVYFLSIVSIVSNLFGYTNLTDITLKICTQGGILTTFFYSLLMIFNGIAVGVINRHYGVKLSYNQYDRLRIEKRTLKTSRAIIIVIWLMYFLNMIDLLRPLLVSISDSVSEPYTMGTLTFTLGGVLSFLFTLIISYALTKLVSFLINDGDGVLRFLKLPKGIPAAVSLVIRYFILGFGIILALGALGVDLSKFNLMAGALGLGIGFGLQTVISNFVSGLILVFERPILPGDTVEVNNLLGTVNRIGVRSSSISTFDGAEVVVPNNNLISNDLINWTLSNNTKRVEILIGTSYDSDPNRVLEILFEIAQAHKFTLKDPEPRALFNDFGDSSLNFRLLFWVHYEVGLQAKSDISIAIYNRFKEEGIEIPFPQRDLNLRNVPENFSLNAPTPKKPASKSKTDKNLKAPLVEPLKTDMDSDATADSSTEDSK, from the coding sequence ATGAATCCCCGAACCAATAGCATATATCGATTTCTTCTTGTTGTACTATGTTTTACATGCTTTATATCGCATGCGCAAACCAATATACTACCAGAAATTTTACCCGAAAAAGCCGATTCTACAAAGGTAGATGCTCCTAAAGCGATCCCTTTAATAAATATTATTCAGGAAATTGATAACACGAAAAATCAGTTAAAATTAATTTCTAAAAAAACGGCGAAACCTAATGAGGTTTTAAAGATTGATTCTTTATATGTGAAACATGGAGAATTCCTGCTCCAAGAATCAGACGAAGTAGAATCCTTTATTAAACAAGGACCAAATACACAAAAAATAAACAACCTCATTTCTAAATGGAATGGCTATAAAAGCACCTTAACGGGCTGGCAATCTACAATCCAAAAACAAGAAGAGCGTAATTCAAGATTAGTAGAGGATATTAAAAGAAAGGAAAAAATTTGGAGCTTAAGTCATGAAAAGGCTAAAAATGAGAGTGCTCCACCAGAAGTTTTGTCTGCTATAAATGAGATATGGGAATCTGCAAAAGACCTCAAAAAAACTATAAATAATAACAACAATTATTATCTGGTTTTAGAAACCCGCATAAACGATCAAATCAATATTACCGAAAATATTATCGATAATTTATTAGATTTAAAAAATTCCGATTTATACGACATTTTCTACAAACGGCATGATGCCTTATGGAATACATCCTTTAAAAGCCCAGAAGTTAGCAATGTAGATAAATCTGAAGAGGTTGAATCTATACACAATAATGTTTCTGGTACCTTTCAATTTTTAAAAGGTAACATCGCGCTAATTATATCTTATTTCGTATTTGTATATTTTATAATTATCTCCATACGATATTTGAAGAATGGATTTATAAAATATGTTTACGAAGAAAAAACCGATAAATTAAAAAGGGCAAAACTTATTATTTTAAACCAAGGAAATATTTGTATTATATTTCTTTCTCTACTGGCGGCAAAAATATTTTTCGCCAATACGCCTAAATTATTTCAAGATATTTTAACATTCCTTGTCCTTGTATGTTCTATTCCATTAATAAGACCATACATGCACAAACAGTTTAAGAACATTATATATTTTGTTATTTTGTTTTTTATCCTCGACTCGACCAAATCTTATATATGGTTCTCTTCTGCAAACTATAGAATTTACATACTATTTGAAGCCCTTATTGTAATTGCAATCCTGTTTAGTTTTACGCATCCTTACTTAAAGACCCGCCGTATGCATTCAGATTGGTTCGGAACGCTGTTAATCCGATTAACTCCAATCGTGTATTTTTTAAGTATTGTATCAATCGTTTCAAATTTATTTGGCTATACCAATTTAACAGATATCACCTTAAAAATTTGTACACAAGGTGGTATTTTAACCACCTTCTTTTACAGCTTATTAATGATTTTTAACGGTATAGCTGTTGGGGTAATAAACCGCCATTACGGTGTAAAGTTAAGTTATAATCAATACGACCGTTTACGCATTGAAAAACGCACCCTTAAAACGTCGCGAGCCATTATTATCGTTATTTGGCTTATGTACTTTTTAAATATGATTGATTTACTAAGGCCTTTATTGGTATCCATTTCTGATTCCGTTAGCGAGCCTTACACAATGGGAACTTTAACCTTTACTCTTGGAGGTGTTTTAAGTTTTTTATTTACGTTAATCATATCGTACGCGTTAACGAAACTCGTCTCGTTTTTAATAAATGATGGCGATGGTGTTCTAAGATTTTTAAAGTTACCTAAAGGGATTCCTGCTGCTGTTTCTTTAGTTATTCGCTACTTTATCTTAGGATTTGGAATTATTTTGGCCTTGGGTGCTTTAGGTGTCGATTTAAGTAAATTCAACCTAATGGCAGGAGCTTTAGGTCTGGGTATTGGTTTTGGTTTACAAACCGTGATCTCCAATTTTGTTTCCGGATTAATTTTGGTTTTTGAACGACCAATTTTACCAGGAGACACAGTAGAGGTAAATAATTTACTAGGAACAGTTAACCGTATTGGCGTACGGTCGTCTAGTATAAGCACTTTTGATGGTGCCGAAGTTGTAGTTCCTAACAATAATTTAATATCTAACGATTTAATAAACTGGACGCTTTCCAATAACACGAAACGTGTTGAAATCCTAATAGGAACATCATACGATTCCGATCCGAACCGGGTTTTAGAAATTCTTTTTGAAATTGCTCAGGCACATAAATTCACTTTAAAAGATCCTGAACCCCGCGCACTTTTTAATGATTTTGGAGATAGTTCTCTTAATTTTAGATTACTATTTTGGGTGCATTACGAAGTTGGTTTACAAGCTAAAAGCGATATTTCTATTGCGATTTACAACCGCTTTAAAGAGGAAGGCATAGAAATACCATTCCCACAACGTGACCTTAATTTAAGGAATGTACCAGAAAATTTCTCGCTTAATGCGCCTACTCCTAAAAAACCTGCTTCAAAATCTAAAACAGACAAAAATTTAAAAGCTCCTTTAGTAGAACCTTTAAAAACAGATATGGATTCTGATGCTACTGCAGACTCTAGTACCGAGGATTCGAAATAA
- a CDS encoding UDP-N-acetylmuramate--L-alanine ligase produces MNVHFIAIGGSAMHNLAMALHNKGYLVTGSDDEIFEPSKSRLQAKGLLPEAFGWFPEKISSNLDAIVLGMHAKADNPELLKAQDLGLKIYSYPEFLYEQSKEKTRVVIGGSHGKTTITSMILHVMEYHDRDVDYMVGAQLEGFDVMVKLTDDNDFIVLEGDEYLSSPIDRRPKFHLYKPNIALLSGIAWDHINVFPTYENYEEQFKIFVDSIVRGGSITYNEEDEAVKRVVEASENTIRKLPYHTPAYTVEHGETILETSEGPLPIEVFGAHNLNNLAGAKWICQHMGIDEEDFYEAIATFKGASKRLEKIAEGKNSVAYKDFAHSPSKVEATTKAVKAQYENRTLVACLELHTYSSLNAEFLKEYKGALDAADVAVVFYSPHAVEIKKLEAVTKAQIASAFERDDLIIYTNPDDFKNFLFSQELENSALLLMSSGNYGGLDFNDVKTLIK; encoded by the coding sequence ATGAATGTACATTTTATTGCCATTGGCGGAAGTGCGATGCACAATTTAGCCATGGCCTTGCATAACAAAGGATATCTGGTAACGGGAAGTGATGATGAGATTTTTGAGCCTTCAAAATCAAGATTACAAGCAAAAGGATTATTGCCAGAAGCCTTTGGGTGGTTTCCGGAGAAAATTTCAAGTAATTTGGATGCGATTGTTCTTGGAATGCATGCCAAAGCTGATAATCCAGAACTATTAAAAGCTCAGGATTTAGGCCTTAAAATTTACAGTTATCCAGAGTTTTTATACGAACAATCTAAGGAGAAAACCCGTGTGGTAATAGGCGGTAGTCATGGTAAGACCACGATTACATCTATGATTCTTCATGTAATGGAATATCACGACCGCGATGTAGATTATATGGTGGGTGCCCAACTGGAAGGCTTCGATGTGATGGTGAAATTGACAGACGACAATGACTTTATTGTACTTGAAGGGGACGAATATTTAAGCTCACCCATAGATCGCCGACCTAAATTTCACCTGTATAAACCTAATATCGCCTTGTTAAGTGGCATTGCCTGGGATCATATAAACGTGTTTCCTACGTACGAAAATTACGAAGAACAATTTAAGATTTTTGTAGATAGCATCGTCCGTGGAGGGAGCATCACTTATAATGAAGAAGATGAAGCTGTAAAACGTGTCGTTGAAGCTTCGGAAAATACTATTAGAAAATTACCTTATCATACACCAGCATATACTGTTGAGCATGGTGAAACTATTTTAGAAACTTCGGAAGGACCATTACCTATTGAAGTTTTTGGTGCACATAACTTGAACAATTTGGCCGGTGCTAAATGGATTTGTCAGCACATGGGAATAGACGAGGAGGATTTTTATGAAGCTATCGCAACATTTAAAGGCGCCAGTAAACGTTTAGAAAAGATAGCCGAAGGTAAAAACAGTGTAGCTTATAAGGATTTTGCTCATTCACCTAGTAAAGTAGAAGCGACCACAAAAGCAGTAAAAGCACAATACGAAAATAGAACCTTAGTGGCCTGTTTAGAATTACATACTTATAGTAGTTTAAATGCCGAGTTTTTAAAAGAGTATAAAGGAGCTTTAGATGCGGCCGATGTTGCAGTGGTTTTTTACTCGCCTCATGCTGTAGAAATTAAAAAATTAGAAGCGGTTACTAAAGCGCAAATTGCTTCAGCCTTCGAGCGAGACGATTTAATTATTTATACCAATCCGGACGATTTTAAGAATTTCTTATTTAGTCAAGAGTTAGAGAATTCGGCACTGTTATTAATGAGTTCTGGAAATTATGGCGGCTTAGATTTTAACGACGTAAAAACGCTAATAAAATAG